A genome region from Rhodanobacter thiooxydans includes the following:
- a CDS encoding cysteine desulfurase, which yields MNAQASTPTVFDVQRIRADFPLLARRVHDKPLVYFDNANTSQKPLSVIEAVDHHYREHNANVARAVHQLGEEATAAYESARDRLARFLNAPSRNEVILTTGTTQSINLVAYSYALPQLKPGDSILTTVMEHHANIVPWQLVAARSGATVKAAPIDQRGELIVEKYVELLTPEVKLACVTHVSNVLGTVNPVREIARECRKRGIPLLVDGSQAAPHRPVDVQALGCDFYAVTGHKMLGPTGTGALWAKREHLEAMPPFFGGGEMIREVRFSGTTFAAPPHKFEAGTPNIAGFVGLSAAIDYYASVGFEAIHAWEQQLLHYATERLREVPGLRIIGEAAEKEPVISFLLEGAQATDLATLLDLQGVAVRSGHHCAHPLMQFYGVPATLRVSLAFYNTREEIDAFVVALLKVRKLLL from the coding sequence ATGAACGCACAAGCCAGCACGCCCACCGTCTTCGACGTCCAGCGCATCCGCGCGGATTTCCCGCTGCTGGCGCGACGCGTGCACGACAAGCCGCTGGTGTATTTCGACAACGCCAACACCAGCCAGAAGCCGCTGTCGGTGATCGAGGCGGTGGACCACCATTACCGCGAGCACAACGCGAACGTGGCGCGGGCGGTGCACCAGCTGGGCGAGGAGGCCACGGCTGCCTACGAAAGCGCGCGCGACCGGCTGGCGCGCTTCCTCAATGCGCCGTCGCGCAACGAGGTGATCCTCACCACCGGTACCACCCAGTCGATCAACCTGGTGGCCTACAGTTACGCACTGCCGCAGCTGAAGCCCGGCGACAGCATCCTCACCACGGTGATGGAGCACCATGCCAACATCGTGCCGTGGCAGCTGGTGGCGGCGCGTAGCGGCGCCACGGTGAAGGCGGCGCCGATCGACCAGCGCGGCGAGCTGATCGTGGAGAAGTACGTCGAGCTGCTGACGCCGGAAGTGAAGCTGGCCTGCGTCACCCACGTCTCCAACGTGCTGGGCACGGTGAACCCGGTGCGCGAGATCGCGCGCGAATGCAGGAAGCGCGGCATCCCGCTGCTGGTCGACGGCTCGCAGGCGGCGCCGCACCGGCCGGTCGACGTGCAGGCGCTGGGCTGCGATTTCTACGCGGTCACCGGGCACAAGATGCTCGGCCCCACCGGCACCGGCGCGCTGTGGGCGAAACGCGAACACCTGGAGGCGATGCCGCCGTTCTTCGGCGGCGGCGAGATGATCCGCGAGGTGCGCTTCAGCGGCACTACCTTCGCCGCGCCGCCGCACAAGTTCGAGGCCGGCACGCCGAACATCGCCGGCTTCGTCGGGCTGTCGGCGGCGATCGACTATTACGCCTCCGTGGGTTTCGAGGCCATCCATGCCTGGGAGCAGCAGCTGTTGCACTACGCCACCGAGCGCCTGCGCGAGGTTCCAGGCCTGCGCATCATCGGCGAGGCGGCCGAGAAGGAGCCGGTGATCTCGTTCCTGCTGGAAGGCGCGCAGGCCACCGATCTGGCCACCCTGCTCGATCTGCAGGGTGTGGCCGTGCGCTCCGGCCACCACTGTGCGCATCCGCTGATGCAGTTCTACGGCGTGCCGGCCACGCTGCGCGTCTCGCTGGCGTTCTACAACACGCGCGAGGAGATCGACGCGTTCGTGGTGGCCTTGCTCAAGGTGCGCAAGCTGCTGCTGTGA
- a CDS encoding acyltransferase: protein MLAKLPGPIRIPLAMLLLAINILLHVLPLFLLTLVKLVVPARVVRQACSRALVAIAESWIGVNNFLFGLFTCIRWQVEGLAGLRRDGNYLVLCNHQSWVDIPVLQKVFNRRIPFLRFFLKQQLIWVPVLGPAWWALDFPFMKRYSRETLLRHPELQGKDRDATRRACAKFRHMPVSVMNFVEGTRFTPAKHAAQSSPYRHLLRPRAGGLAFVLDAMGDALHAVLDVTIVYPEGPRTMMDLIAGRVHDIRVHVCELPIDTGLVGSYDDDPAFRGRVKLWVNGLWREKDERIARMLTAADAAPTGD from the coding sequence ATGCTCGCCAAGCTTCCCGGCCCGATCCGCATCCCGCTGGCCATGCTGCTGCTCGCCATCAACATCCTGCTGCACGTGCTGCCGCTGTTCCTGCTCACCCTGGTCAAGCTGGTCGTGCCGGCGCGCGTCGTGCGGCAAGCCTGCTCGCGCGCGCTGGTGGCGATTGCGGAGAGCTGGATCGGGGTCAATAACTTCCTGTTCGGCTTGTTCACCTGCATCCGCTGGCAGGTCGAGGGCCTGGCCGGCCTGCGTCGCGACGGCAACTACCTGGTGCTGTGCAACCACCAAAGCTGGGTCGACATCCCGGTGCTGCAGAAGGTGTTCAACCGGCGCATCCCGTTCCTGCGTTTCTTCCTCAAGCAGCAGCTGATCTGGGTGCCGGTGCTGGGCCCGGCCTGGTGGGCGCTGGATTTTCCGTTCATGAAGCGCTATTCGCGGGAAACCCTGCTGAGGCATCCGGAACTGCAGGGCAAGGACCGCGACGCCACCCGCCGCGCCTGCGCGAAGTTTCGCCACATGCCGGTGTCGGTGATGAATTTCGTCGAGGGCACCCGCTTCACGCCGGCCAAACACGCGGCGCAGTCCTCGCCGTACCGGCATCTGTTGCGGCCCAGGGCCGGCGGCCTGGCGTTCGTGCTCGATGCGATGGGCGACGCGCTGCATGCGGTCCTCGACGTCACCATCGTCTATCCGGAAGGTCCCCGCACGATGATGGATCTGATCGCCGGCCGCGTGCACGACATCCGCGTGCACGTGTGCGAGCTGCCGATCGACACCGGCCTGGTGGGCAGCTACGACGACGACCCCGCGTTTCGCGGCCGCGTCAAGCTGTGGGTGAATGGACTGTGGCGCGAGAAGGATGAGCGGATCGCGCGCATGCTGACGGCGGCGGACGCCGCACCGACGGGAGATTGA
- the panE gene encoding 2-dehydropantoate 2-reductase: MRILIVGAGATGGYFGGRLLEHGRDVTFLVHEKRAAQLARHGLSIKSATGDTALPSPPTVLASGLREPYELILLSCKAYGLEQAMADIAPAVGPDTTILPLLNGMRQLDLLDARFGAQHVLGGQCVIAATLDEDGSVRHLNTSHSLTFGERDGSASARMQRITQALSDAGFDARPSSTVLQDMWDKWIFLATLAGITCLMRGSVGEIVAAPGGTAAALDLLEDCCAVAGRAGHAPSEQTLQRARHVLTEAGSTLTASMLRDLRHGHPIEADHIVGDLLARADRSRDERSLLATVYAHLKVYEAGRA, from the coding sequence ATGCGTATTCTGATCGTAGGCGCCGGCGCCACCGGCGGCTACTTCGGCGGCCGCCTGCTGGAGCACGGCCGTGACGTGACGTTCCTGGTGCATGAAAAGCGCGCGGCGCAGCTGGCGCGGCATGGCCTGTCGATCAAGAGCGCCACCGGCGACACGGCGCTGCCGTCGCCGCCGACCGTGCTGGCCAGCGGCCTGCGCGAACCCTATGAGCTGATCCTGCTGAGCTGCAAGGCGTACGGCCTGGAACAGGCGATGGCCGACATCGCGCCGGCGGTGGGGCCGGACACCACGATCCTGCCGCTGCTCAATGGCATGCGCCAGCTAGATCTGCTGGACGCGCGCTTCGGCGCCCAACACGTGCTGGGCGGGCAGTGCGTAATCGCCGCCACGCTCGATGAGGACGGCAGCGTGCGCCACCTCAACACCTCGCACAGCCTCACCTTCGGCGAGCGCGACGGCAGCGCCTCCGCGCGCATGCAGCGGATCACGCAGGCCTTGTCCGACGCGGGCTTCGACGCGCGCCCGAGCAGCACGGTGCTGCAGGACATGTGGGACAAGTGGATTTTCCTGGCCACGCTGGCCGGCATCACCTGCCTGATGCGCGGCTCGGTGGGCGAGATCGTGGCGGCGCCGGGCGGCACCGCCGCGGCGCTGGATCTGCTGGAGGATTGCTGCGCGGTGGCCGGGCGCGCCGGCCATGCGCCCAGCGAGCAGACCCTGCAGCGCGCCCGCCACGTGCTGACCGAGGCCGGCTCCACGCTGACCGCCTCGATGCTGCGCGACCTGCGGCACGGCCACCCGATCGAAGCCGACCACATCGTCGGCGACCTGCTGGCCCGCGCCGACCGCTCGCGCGACGAACGCTCGCTGCTGGCGACCGTCTACGCTCACTTGAAAGTCTACGAAGCGGGCAGAGCCTGA
- a CDS encoding M13 family metallopeptidase yields MKHRCMKPLAFALAMTLGGSALAASTTAFNVSELDSSIKACTDFNGFVNAKWVAANPIPADRTRWGSFDALREDSLNVQRRIVEQAAREAATAKPGSIEQKIGYLYASGMDVAAIERAGFDPVKPQLARIDALKNRADVVAYIRNSYARGEPVLFRFSGNADFKDSNRQIAYAGQGGLGLPTVDYYAKPDFAKIRTAYVAHIAKLLELTGVGAAGAQQQAKAVLAFETCLAAVSLPPVEMRNPNNRYHYVGIAEADRVTPDFDWAAFFKVQGADVKDGFSLSQPKFFAEVQKMLGDVPLAQWQAYLRYHAIANAAPYLSTPFQQEDFAFNAQTLNGQKEMKPRWKRVLDATNDGMGMALGQLYVADNFSPTSKQRAEELVANLSAAFRMRIEQLEWMSDTTKQKALQKWATFVPKIGYPDKWRDWSGLALTPDNYFGNVQAANKFNYDYAIAKIGKPVDRTEWGMTPQTVNAYYSAQKNEIVFPAAILQPPFFDANADDAINYGGIGAVIGHEMGHGYDDQGSKFDAQGNNTNWWTDADRTAFEARTAKLGAQFDGYEALPGKHVNGQLTMGENIGDLGGLNAAYTALQMALAKNPAEARRKIDGYTQDQRFFLNWARVWRGNIRPEAQLTLLNTDPHAPAKFRAIGAPSNMPEFARAFQCKTGDAMVRDGAKQVKIW; encoded by the coding sequence ATGAAGCACCGTTGCATGAAGCCGCTGGCATTCGCCCTGGCGATGACGCTGGGCGGCAGCGCGCTGGCCGCCTCCACCACCGCTTTCAATGTGAGCGAGCTGGACAGTTCGATCAAGGCCTGCACCGACTTCAACGGCTTCGTCAATGCGAAGTGGGTGGCCGCCAACCCGATTCCCGCCGACCGCACGCGCTGGGGCTCATTCGACGCGCTGCGCGAGGACAGCCTCAATGTGCAGCGCCGAATCGTCGAACAGGCCGCGCGCGAAGCGGCTACCGCCAAGCCGGGTTCGATCGAGCAGAAGATCGGCTACCTGTACGCCTCCGGCATGGATGTAGCGGCCATCGAGCGGGCCGGCTTCGATCCGGTCAAGCCGCAGCTGGCGCGCATCGACGCACTGAAGAACCGCGCCGACGTGGTGGCCTATATTCGCAACAGCTACGCCCGCGGCGAGCCGGTGCTGTTCCGCTTCTCCGGCAACGCCGACTTCAAGGATTCCAACCGGCAGATCGCCTACGCCGGCCAGGGCGGCCTTGGCCTGCCCACCGTCGACTATTACGCCAAACCCGACTTCGCGAAGATCCGCACCGCCTACGTCGCGCACATCGCGAAGCTGCTCGAACTGACCGGCGTCGGCGCCGCCGGGGCGCAGCAGCAGGCCAAGGCGGTGCTGGCGTTCGAGACCTGCCTCGCCGCCGTGTCGCTACCGCCGGTGGAAATGCGCAACCCGAACAACCGCTACCACTACGTCGGCATCGCCGAGGCCGACCGGGTGACGCCGGACTTCGATTGGGCCGCGTTCTTCAAGGTGCAGGGCGCCGACGTGAAGGACGGCTTCTCGCTGTCGCAGCCGAAGTTCTTCGCCGAAGTGCAGAAGATGCTCGGCGACGTGCCGCTGGCGCAGTGGCAGGCCTACCTGCGCTACCACGCGATCGCCAACGCGGCACCGTACCTGTCCACACCGTTCCAGCAGGAGGACTTCGCGTTCAACGCGCAGACCCTGAACGGCCAGAAGGAGATGAAGCCGCGCTGGAAGCGCGTGCTCGACGCCACCAACGATGGCATGGGCATGGCGCTGGGCCAGCTATACGTGGCGGACAACTTCTCGCCGACCTCGAAGCAGCGCGCCGAGGAACTGGTGGCCAACCTCAGCGCAGCCTTCCGCATGCGCATCGAGCAGCTCGAGTGGATGAGCGACACGACCAAACAGAAGGCGCTGCAGAAGTGGGCGACCTTCGTACCGAAGATCGGCTACCCGGACAAGTGGCGCGACTGGTCCGGCCTGGCGCTGACGCCGGACAACTACTTCGGCAACGTGCAGGCGGCAAACAAGTTCAACTACGACTACGCCATCGCCAAGATCGGCAAGCCAGTCGACCGCACCGAATGGGGCATGACCCCGCAGACGGTGAACGCCTACTACAGCGCGCAGAAGAACGAGATCGTGTTCCCGGCCGCGATCCTGCAGCCGCCGTTCTTCGACGCGAACGCGGACGACGCGATCAACTACGGCGGCATCGGTGCGGTGATCGGCCACGAGATGGGCCACGGCTACGACGACCAGGGCAGCAAGTTCGACGCCCAGGGCAACAACACCAACTGGTGGACCGATGCGGACCGCACGGCGTTCGAGGCGCGCACCGCCAAGCTCGGCGCGCAGTTCGACGGCTACGAGGCGCTGCCCGGCAAGCACGTCAACGGCCAGCTCACCATGGGCGAGAACATCGGCGACCTGGGCGGCCTCAACGCGGCGTACACCGCGCTGCAGATGGCGCTGGCGAAAAACCCGGCCGAGGCCCGGCGCAAGATCGACGGCTACACCCAGGACCAGCGCTTCTTCCTCAACTGGGCGCGCGTGTGGCGCGGCAACATCCGCCCGGAGGCACAGCTGACCCTGCTCAACACCGACCCGCACGCACCGGCGAAATTCCGCGCGATCGGCGCGCCTTCGAACATGCCGGAATTCGCCAGGGCGTTCCAGTGCAAGACGGGCGACGCGATGGTGCGCGACGGCGCGAAGCAGGTGAAGATCTGGTAG
- a CDS encoding GNAT family N-acetyltransferase: MSTQNLLVFRAATMADVDAIVVLVESAYRGESGRRGWTTESHLLDGQRTDAADVRGLIERPGSRIVLAERDGQLMASCHIERQGEAGYFGMFAVDPAGQGGGLGKLVLAEAERVAREEWHCRGMRMTVIVQRDELIAWYGRRGYRRTGEYQPFPYGDERFGIPRRDDLRFEVLRKDFDKVAA, translated from the coding sequence ATGAGCACCCAGAACCTTCTCGTTTTCCGCGCGGCGACCATGGCCGACGTCGACGCCATCGTGGTGCTGGTCGAATCCGCCTACCGTGGCGAGTCCGGCCGGCGCGGCTGGACCACCGAGTCGCACCTGCTGGACGGCCAGCGCACCGACGCGGCTGATGTGCGGGGGCTGATCGAGCGTCCCGGCAGCCGCATCGTGCTGGCCGAACGCGATGGCCAGCTCATGGCCAGCTGCCATATCGAGCGCCAGGGCGAGGCCGGCTACTTCGGCATGTTCGCGGTCGATCCGGCCGGGCAGGGCGGCGGCCTGGGCAAGCTGGTGCTGGCCGAGGCCGAGCGCGTCGCGCGCGAGGAGTGGCATTGCCGCGGCATGCGCATGACGGTGATCGTGCAGCGCGACGAATTGATTGCCTGGTACGGCCGCCGTGGCTACCGGCGCACCGGGGAGTACCAGCCGTTTCCCTACGGCGACGAGCGCTTCGGCATCCCCCGCCGCGACGACCTGCGCTTCGAAGTGCTGCGCAAGGACTTCGACAAGGTCGCGGCATGA
- a CDS encoding non-heme iron oxygenase ferredoxin subunit: protein MNDWVRVGTRSDFLPGEFKVVWDGDTPIAVYNLDGALYAVEDICTHDGGDLAGGEVFGFEVECPRHGARFDLRTGAVTKPPAYEPIASFPVREEDGAIWTRDDR, encoded by the coding sequence ATGAACGACTGGGTCCGCGTCGGCACGCGCAGCGACTTCCTGCCGGGCGAGTTCAAGGTGGTGTGGGACGGCGACACGCCGATCGCGGTGTACAACCTCGACGGCGCGCTGTACGCGGTGGAGGACATCTGCACCCACGACGGCGGCGACCTGGCCGGCGGCGAGGTGTTCGGCTTCGAGGTGGAGTGCCCGCGCCACGGCGCGCGCTTCGACCTGCGCACCGGTGCGGTGACCAAGCCGCCGGCCTACGAACCGATCGCCAGCTTCCCCGTGCGCGAGGAAGACGGCGCGATCTGGACCCGCGACGACCGCTGA
- a CDS encoding MipA/OmpV family protein, which produces MSNRRAIPLQLGLLLAAACLSWSPRCSAAANPEMFALGAGVQRMPSWPGARNQHSEPVPYLDIELPGHGSFSTLDGLQVELIHGDTWRGGIHGDYQWGRSRDDLGSLGGKIASLSPRINLGGYLEWQISRQVDVGGSLSHDINGPGAYLKLYAEWDPPSIGPIEPSFELRWQAMNAPAMNRFFGIDPQAARALSVPVWQPGAGSQLASLECDLFMPIGRHTGVALALVYGRLLGGAADSPLVTRYGSRTQLTESLAFVYHL; this is translated from the coding sequence ATGTCGAACCGTCGCGCCATTCCGTTGCAACTCGGCCTGCTGCTGGCTGCTGCGTGTCTGTCGTGGTCGCCGCGCTGCAGTGCGGCGGCCAACCCGGAGATGTTCGCCCTCGGTGCCGGCGTGCAACGCATGCCCAGTTGGCCCGGCGCCAGGAACCAGCACAGCGAGCCGGTGCCGTACCTCGACATCGAACTGCCCGGCCACGGCAGCTTCTCCACGCTGGACGGGCTGCAGGTCGAGCTGATCCACGGCGATACATGGCGCGGCGGCATCCATGGCGATTACCAATGGGGTCGCTCGCGTGACGACCTCGGCAGCCTGGGCGGGAAGATTGCGTCGCTGTCGCCTCGGATCAACCTGGGCGGCTACCTCGAATGGCAGATCAGCCGGCAGGTCGACGTCGGCGGCAGCCTCAGCCACGACATCAACGGCCCCGGCGCCTACCTGAAGCTGTACGCCGAATGGGATCCGCCGTCGATCGGCCCGATCGAGCCATCCTTCGAGCTGCGCTGGCAGGCGATGAACGCGCCAGCGATGAACCGCTTCTTCGGTATCGACCCGCAAGCCGCACGCGCCTTGTCGGTACCGGTGTGGCAACCCGGTGCCGGCAGCCAGCTGGCCTCGCTGGAGTGCGACCTGTTCATGCCCATCGGCCGGCATACCGGCGTGGCGCTGGCGCTGGTCTACGGGCGCCTGCTCGGCGGCGCCGCCGACAGCCCGCTGGTCACCCGCTACGGCTCGCGCACGCAGCTGACGGAGTCACTGGCGTTCGTCTACCACTTGTGA
- a CDS encoding MtnX-like HAD-IB family phosphatase — MPVSSWTILCDFDGTISVEDVIDSLLDRFGRPGWEVLEQDWRAGRIGSRECMAGQVDLLQMSRAELDEHLREMWIDHAFPGFVAKARELGVPVRVVSDGLDYAIHRILARYGLDDLPLAANHLAPATPPKQWQLTSPFQADGCRSGTCKCACVAKARSSGAKTLLIGDGASDFCAADRVDFVFAKHRLIEHCRAAGIPYMPITGFEDALELLPQLLDGSLFDRPAVPASAVLA; from the coding sequence ATGCCCGTTTCCAGCTGGACCATTTTGTGCGATTTCGACGGCACCATTTCCGTCGAGGACGTGATCGACTCGCTGCTCGACCGCTTCGGCCGCCCCGGCTGGGAAGTGCTGGAGCAGGACTGGCGCGCCGGCCGCATCGGTTCGCGCGAATGCATGGCTGGCCAGGTCGACCTGCTGCAGATGAGCCGCGCCGAGCTGGACGAGCATCTGCGCGAGATGTGGATCGATCACGCCTTTCCCGGCTTCGTGGCGAAGGCGCGCGAACTCGGCGTGCCGGTCCGCGTGGTCAGCGACGGCCTCGATTACGCCATCCACCGCATCCTTGCCCGCTACGGTCTGGATGACCTGCCGCTGGCGGCGAACCACCTGGCGCCGGCCACCCCGCCGAAACAGTGGCAGCTGACCTCGCCGTTCCAGGCCGATGGCTGCCGCAGCGGCACCTGCAAGTGCGCTTGCGTGGCGAAGGCCCGCAGCAGCGGCGCGAAGACCCTGCTGATCGGCGACGGCGCCTCCGATTTCTGCGCCGCCGACCGCGTCGACTTCGTGTTCGCCAAGCATCGCCTGATCGAGCACTGCCGCGCCGCCGGCATTCCCTACATGCCGATCACCGGATTCGAGGATGCGCTTGAGCTGTTGCCGCAACTGCTCGACGGCAGCCTGTTCGATCGTCCTGCCGTGCCGGCGTCGGCCGTGCTGGCCTGA
- a CDS encoding aspartate aminotransferase family protein, with protein MNVFDKNASVVIDDAELLADEAKYSSFGDTVHYVNPPKIFRHGEGSYMFDTAGTPFLDLQMWYSAVNFGYGNQRLNDTLKRQIDLLPQVASQYLHQTRIELAKTVALDAKKKFGLDGRVHFNVGGAQAIEDSLKLVRNYKNGKSLMFAFEGGYHGRTLGASSITSSYRYRRRFGHFGERAMFLPFPYPFRRPKGMTPEEYSDSCVNQFARLFETEYNGVWDPKTNQCEYAAFYVEPIQGTGGYVVPPMGFFKGLKKVLDQYGILLVVDEIQMGFWRTGKLWSIEHFGVTPDVVVFGKALTNGLNPLSGLWAREEMINPTIFPPGSTHSTFNSNPLGTALGLEVIKMGYELDYEKSVPVKGAHFLEGLRELQKKHKEIGDVDGLGLALRAEICTDDGFTPNKALLDKMVDIGLAGDLTHNGKKIGLVLDVGGWYKNVITFAPSLDITHEEIDLAISLLDQLLTKAKKG; from the coding sequence ATGAATGTTTTCGACAAGAACGCTTCCGTGGTGATCGACGACGCCGAGCTGCTTGCCGACGAGGCCAAGTACAGCTCGTTCGGCGACACCGTGCACTACGTAAACCCGCCGAAGATCTTCCGCCACGGCGAAGGCAGCTACATGTTCGACACCGCCGGCACGCCGTTCCTCGACCTGCAGATGTGGTACTCGGCGGTCAACTTCGGCTACGGCAACCAGCGCCTGAACGACACGCTCAAGCGCCAGATCGACCTGCTGCCGCAGGTCGCCAGCCAGTACCTGCACCAGACCCGCATCGAGCTGGCCAAGACGGTGGCGCTGGATGCGAAGAAGAAGTTCGGCCTGGACGGCCGCGTGCACTTCAACGTGGGCGGCGCGCAGGCGATCGAGGATTCGCTGAAGCTGGTGCGCAACTACAAGAACGGCAAGAGCCTGATGTTCGCCTTCGAGGGCGGCTACCACGGCCGTACCCTGGGCGCCTCGTCGATCACCTCCAGCTACCGTTACCGCCGCCGCTTCGGCCACTTCGGCGAACGCGCGATGTTCCTGCCGTTCCCGTACCCGTTCCGCCGCCCGAAGGGCATGACCCCCGAGGAGTATTCGGACAGCTGCGTGAACCAGTTCGCCCGCCTGTTCGAAACCGAATACAACGGCGTGTGGGATCCGAAAACGAACCAGTGCGAGTACGCCGCGTTCTACGTCGAGCCGATCCAGGGCACCGGCGGCTATGTCGTCCCGCCAATGGGCTTCTTCAAGGGCCTGAAGAAGGTGCTCGACCAGTACGGCATCCTGCTGGTGGTCGACGAGATCCAGATGGGTTTCTGGCGCACCGGCAAGCTGTGGTCGATCGAGCACTTCGGCGTCACGCCGGACGTGGTGGTGTTCGGCAAGGCGCTCACCAACGGCCTCAACCCGCTGTCCGGCCTGTGGGCGCGCGAGGAGATGATCAACCCCACCATCTTCCCGCCGGGCTCCACCCACTCCACCTTCAACTCCAACCCGCTAGGCACCGCGCTGGGTCTGGAAGTGATCAAGATGGGCTACGAACTGGACTACGAGAAGAGCGTGCCGGTGAAGGGCGCGCACTTCCTCGAAGGCCTGCGCGAGCTGCAGAAGAAGCACAAGGAAATCGGCGACGTCGACGGCCTCGGCCTCGCCCTGCGCGCCGAGATCTGCACCGACGACGGCTTCACCCCGAACAAGGCGCTACTCGACAAGATGGTTGACATCGGCCTGGCCGGCGATCTTACGCACAACGGCAAGAAGATCGGCCTGGTGCTCGACGTGGGCGGCTGGTACAAGAACGTGATCACCTTCGCGCCCTCGCTTGACATCACGCACGAGGAGATCGATCTGGCGATCAGCTTGCTGGATCAGCTGCTGACGAAGGCCAAGAAGGGCTAA
- a CDS encoding type II toxin-antitoxin system VapB family antitoxin, whose translation MDFEEIHMRTNIVIDDALMRDAMKAAGLKTKREAVELGLRTLVRLKRQQQIKSLRGKVQWQGNLEKLRTDA comes from the coding sequence ATGGATTTTGAGGAGATACACATGCGGACCAATATCGTGATCGACGATGCGCTGATGCGCGATGCCATGAAGGCTGCGGGGCTCAAAACCAAGCGTGAGGCGGTGGAGCTCGGCTTGCGTACCCTGGTGCGACTCAAGCGGCAGCAGCAGATCAAGTCGTTGCGCGGCAAGGTTCAGTGGCAGGGCAACCTCGAAAAGCTGAGGACGGATGCGTGA
- the vapC gene encoding type II toxin-antitoxin system VapC family toxin yields the protein MILVDSSVWIDYLRGVETRHTDCLHGLLGAEPLAIGDLILTEVLQGTTSDKEFRDVLRLLGSLDLVQLGGQAAAVQAARNFRTLREKGVTVRKTIDCLIATRCITDGLTLLHSDRDFEPFVVHLGLQSVF from the coding sequence GTGATCCTGGTCGATTCCAGCGTGTGGATCGACTACCTGCGTGGCGTGGAAACTCGGCACACGGATTGCCTGCATGGCCTGCTGGGAGCCGAGCCGCTGGCCATCGGGGACCTGATTCTCACCGAGGTGCTGCAGGGGACCACCAGCGACAAGGAGTTCCGCGACGTTCTGCGTCTGCTTGGCAGCCTCGACCTCGTGCAGCTCGGGGGCCAGGCCGCGGCAGTGCAGGCCGCCCGGAATTTCCGCACCTTGCGCGAAAAAGGCGTCACCGTCCGCAAGACGATCGACTGCCTCATCGCCACCCGCTGCATCACGGACGGACTGACGCTGTTGCACAGCGACCGGGACTTCGAGCCGTTCGTCGTGCACCTGGGGTTGCAGTCGGTTTTTTAG